The segment GAGGATGATGAACATCACCTTCTTCTCCATCGAGATGGCGGAGAAGAAATTCGCGTGGCTGTCCATCCAGGTTTCCACGCGATAGACCTGTCCCAGCTGGTCGGCCAGTTCGTGCGCCACGCTGCGTGCGTTGAACATGTCGTCCAGGCGCAGGCGTATACCGGTGGGGCCATCGATCTGGTTGATGCGCTCGGCGTCAGCCATGTTGACCAGGGCCAAGCCGGAGTCGAACTCCTGCATACCCATCTCGAACACGCCGGCCACCTTGAAGCTGCGCAGGTTCGGCACGCTGCCGGTGATCGGCGAAGAGTGGAACGCCGGCACGGCCATGATGACCTTGTCGCCCACGGCCACGCCCAGCGTCATGGCCAGTTCGCGACCCAGCACGATGTTCCAGCTGCCCGGCGTCAACTCGCTCAGCTGGCCTTCGACCATATGCTGGCCGATGTCCGACACCTTCGGTTCCTGTGCGGGTTCGATGCCACGCACCACCGCACCGCTGGGGCGACGCGCCTGCAGGAAGGCTTCGGTTTCAACGTAGGGCGCCGCGCCCTTCACGTGCTTGTTGGCTTCGGCGATCTGCACCGCACGCGGCCAGTCCTGCACGCTCTGCCCCGGCATGCCGGACACGGTCGCGTGCGAGATGGCGCCAAGGATGCGCGAGCGCAGCTCGTCGTCAAAGCCGTTCATCACCGACATCACCGTGATCAGCGCGGTGACGCTGATGGCGATGCACACGATCGAGACCGTGGAGATGAAGGAGATGAACTGATTGCGACGCTTGGCGCGGGTGTAACGCAGGCCGATGAATAGCTCGAGCGGTCGGAACATTAGGGCGGTCGCTTGTAGTTTCTTGGGGCTGGCCGCCCGAGTGGCGACGATTATCGCCCGAGACGCGGCCAA is part of the Dyella jiangningensis genome and harbors:
- a CDS encoding lipoprotein-releasing ABC transporter permease subunit encodes the protein MFRPLELFIGLRYTRAKRRNQFISFISTVSIVCIAISVTALITVMSVMNGFDDELRSRILGAISHATVSGMPGQSVQDWPRAVQIAEANKHVKGAAPYVETEAFLQARRPSGAVVRGIEPAQEPKVSDIGQHMVEGQLSELTPGSWNIVLGRELAMTLGVAVGDKVIMAVPAFHSSPITGSVPNLRSFKVAGVFEMGMQEFDSGLALVNMADAERINQIDGPTGIRLRLDDMFNARSVAHELADQLGQVYRVETWMDSHANFFSAISMEKKVMFIILSLIILVAVINLISMLMMLVTDKQADIAILRTLGSTPRSIMGMFMVQGVLVGFVGIGFGVTLGSLLSWKLPGIVKWIEHVTGVTFLSPDVYYISELPSKLDASDVGWVALITFLFSLLATLYPAWRASRTQPAQALRYE